One Megasphaera elsdenii DSM 20460 genomic window carries:
- a CDS encoding DUF554 domain-containing protein — MFPGIGVLANVLGIVGGGLLGLGCGRLISERFQKAIMMACAVAVIFLGLTGTVKEMLQIGADGGVTLVGTNCMLASLIGGAVIGEAIDLEDRMERFGHWLQQKTGSGGDTRFVEGFVTASLTVCIGAMAVIGSINDRLLSDPSVLFAKTVIDAVIVMIMTSALGKGCIFSAISVGIFQGIIFLLAGFLEPIMTPAALKSLSAVGNILIFCVGTNLFGLPHVRIANLLPALVIAVVWVLV; from the coding sequence TTGTTTCCAGGAATAGGTGTTTTAGCGAATGTATTGGGCATTGTCGGTGGTGGACTCTTGGGGCTGGGGTGCGGACGGCTGATATCAGAGCGTTTCCAAAAGGCCATCATGATGGCCTGCGCTGTGGCGGTCATATTCCTCGGTTTGACGGGAACGGTCAAAGAGATGCTGCAAATCGGCGCTGATGGGGGAGTGACGCTCGTCGGGACGAACTGTATGCTTGCGAGTCTCATCGGTGGTGCAGTCATCGGTGAAGCCATCGACCTCGAAGACCGCATGGAGCGTTTCGGGCACTGGCTCCAGCAGAAGACGGGCAGTGGCGGTGACACGCGATTCGTCGAAGGCTTCGTCACGGCATCCCTGACAGTCTGCATCGGTGCCATGGCCGTCATCGGTTCTATCAACGACCGCCTGCTCAGTGACCCCTCTGTCCTGTTCGCCAAGACGGTAATCGATGCCGTCATCGTCATGATCATGACATCGGCGCTGGGCAAGGGCTGCATCTTTTCCGCAATTTCTGTCGGCATCTTCCAGGGAATCATCTTCCTGCTGGCCGGCTTTCTCGAACCTATCATGACGCCTGCTGCTCTAAAGAGCCTCAGCGCCGTCGGCAATATCCTGATTTTCTGTGTCGGCACGAACCTCTTCGGCCTGCCTCACGTGCGCATTGCCAACCTGCTGCCGGCACTCGTCATCGCTGTCGTGTGGGTGCTGGTCTGA
- a CDS encoding MarR family winged helix-turn-helix transcriptional regulator, which produces MRSVDYLKVSHDFSVINQRSQAYVTEACRPWKLSYSEHVTLMSLYSNDGCRQHELCQVMKADKALVARNLKLLEEKGFVSRRQQGDDRRYKYLYLTPKALDLQDTMEGILKRWVEILVRGIDEVTLDKAFQLMHQVADNAVEAEVAPLDPQKEMKV; this is translated from the coding sequence ATGCGGAGCGTGGATTATTTAAAGGTCAGCCATGATTTCAGCGTGATAAACCAGCGTTCGCAAGCCTATGTGACCGAGGCCTGTCGGCCGTGGAAGTTATCTTATTCGGAACACGTGACCCTCATGAGCCTGTACAGCAACGACGGCTGCCGGCAGCATGAGCTCTGTCAGGTCATGAAGGCCGATAAGGCTTTGGTGGCCCGCAATCTGAAATTGTTGGAAGAGAAGGGGTTCGTCAGCCGCCGTCAGCAGGGCGATGACCGGCGCTATAAATATCTCTATTTGACGCCGAAGGCCCTGGATTTACAGGATACGATGGAGGGCATCCTCAAGCGATGGGTCGAGATTCTCGTCCGAGGTATCGACGAGGTGACGCTGGACAAGGCGTTCCAGCTTATGCATCAGGTGGCGGACAATGCCGTCGAGGCGGAAGTGGCTCCGCTGGATCCGCAGAAGGAGATGAAAGTATGA
- a CDS encoding efflux RND transporter periplasmic adaptor subunit: MKAYWKYTAAAMAVVAALSLTGCGQQTQQAEQPQLVKAIQVGSERAGTTAGTYSGTVKGRYQSNLSFQAGGRITARNVQLGSQVHAGDVLMTVDPKDIAQAVNQTQAKVDAAAAQLQLAQSNLNRYQQLYNMDAISASVLDQYQTAYDQASAQYNQALAAQQAQENQLSYTQLTADADGVISAVSAEVGQVVAAGQTVVTLVHSGDLEVQVNVPENKLADFPVGKNVTVTFWALQNQQAAGVVREVAPMADAASRTYQVNISLPNPPDGMQLGMTATVANGSEQAVAEDTFVLPLAAIYQTGDTPQVWVVGEDKTLSLKDVTVQDFGDNSVKVTGLSRGDVVVTAGVHMLSECQKVRVEGEDE; this comes from the coding sequence ATGAAAGCATATTGGAAATATACGGCTGCAGCCATGGCCGTCGTGGCAGCCCTCAGCCTGACAGGCTGCGGCCAGCAGACGCAGCAGGCCGAACAGCCCCAGCTGGTCAAGGCCATCCAGGTCGGCAGCGAAAGGGCGGGTACGACGGCTGGAACCTATTCGGGGACCGTCAAAGGCCGTTACCAGAGTAATCTGTCCTTCCAGGCCGGCGGCCGCATTACGGCCCGCAACGTCCAGCTCGGCTCGCAGGTCCATGCCGGCGACGTCTTGATGACGGTCGATCCGAAGGATATTGCTCAGGCTGTCAACCAGACGCAGGCCAAGGTCGACGCTGCTGCTGCCCAGCTCCAGCTGGCCCAATCCAATTTGAACCGCTATCAGCAATTATACAATATGGATGCCATCAGTGCGTCCGTCCTGGACCAGTACCAGACGGCCTACGACCAGGCTTCGGCCCAGTATAACCAGGCCCTGGCTGCTCAACAGGCTCAGGAAAACCAGTTGTCTTATACACAGCTCACGGCCGATGCCGACGGCGTCATTTCAGCCGTATCGGCCGAAGTCGGGCAGGTCGTCGCGGCCGGTCAGACTGTGGTCACCCTGGTTCATTCAGGGGACTTGGAAGTCCAGGTCAACGTGCCGGAAAATAAATTGGCCGATTTCCCGGTGGGCAAGAACGTGACCGTCACTTTCTGGGCCCTCCAGAACCAGCAGGCTGCCGGCGTCGTCCGCGAAGTGGCGCCCATGGCCGATGCAGCGTCGCGGACGTACCAGGTCAATATTTCCCTGCCCAATCCGCCGGACGGCATGCAGCTCGGCATGACGGCTACCGTGGCTAACGGCAGTGAACAGGCAGTGGCTGAAGATACCTTCGTCCTGCCCTTGGCCGCTATCTACCAGACCGGCGACACACCCCAGGTCTGGGTCGTCGGGGAGGACAAGACTTTGTCCCTGAAAGATGTGACTGTCCAGGATTTTGGCGATAATAGCGTCAAGGTCACGGGTCTCAGCCGCGGCGATGTCGTCGTCACAGCCGGGGTCCATATGCTCAGTGAATGTCAAAAAGTCCGCGTAGAGGGGGAAGATGAATGA